TGACGGCGCGACAGGTCGAGTCCGCGCGCACGCAGGCGTTCGAGATCGGTGGGGCCCACGCGGGCGCTGGCGGGACTGATGAGCTTTCCGCGATCGAGCCACGCCAGCAGCACGGCGATCAGTACGGCGTTCAGCGCCAGCAGTGCCAGCGAGAAGAGCGGACCCCGGCTCACCCCGACCATGTCCAGCGCCAACGTGGCCGTGGCGATGATAACGATGTACGCCAGCGCGAGCGGCAGCATGACGCTCCAACCAAGACTCATCAGCTGGTCATAACGGAAGCGCGGCAGCGTCCAGCGCACCCACATGAACACAAAGATGAAGAACCCCACCTTGCCGAGCATCATGGCCAGCGTGGCGAGCGTCTTTACCACCGAGTACGGCCCGCTGTTGTCCCATTGCGTGAACGGGATATCCCAGCCACCGAAGAACAGCACCGCTGTGAGCCCGCTCACCGTGAGCATGTTGGCGTACTCGGCGATGAAGAACATGGAGAACTTCATGCCGCTGTACTCGGTGTGATACCCGGCCACCAGCTCCGACTCCGCTTCCGGCAGGTCGAACGGTAACCGATTGGTCTCGGCAAAGGCCGCCACCAGAAAGGTGAACCAGGCGATCGTGAGCGACAGGACATTCCACCCCATACTCGACTGCTGCTGCACGATGGCACCCAGCGACACATTGCCGGCCAACAGCAGGACCGGAATGGTGGACATCCCCATCGCAATTTCGTACGACACCATCTGGGCGCTCGAACGCAACCCACCGAGCAGCGCGTACTTGTTGTTCGACGACCAGCCCGCGAGCACGATGCCGTACACACCGAGCGACGAGATGGCCAGCGTGAAGAGAAAACCCACCGGGAGCGGCGCGATGGCCATGTCGACCAGCCCCCACGGGGTGGGCAGCGGTGCCGCGAAGGGGAGCACGGCCCACGTCATCATGGCCGGGATGAAGGCGAGTGCCGGCGCAATGATGAAGAGCCACCGGTCGGCAAACTCCGGGTTTGTCTCTTCCTTCATGAAGTTCTTGATCCCGTCCGCCACCGGCTGAAGGATGCCACCGGGCCCGGTCCGGTTCGGCCCGCGGCGATCCTGAAACCACGCCGCTAGCTTGCGCTCCAGGAGCGTGAGGAGCGCCACGGTGACGAGATACACCCCGAAGAAGAGCAGAATCTTGATCACACTCGCCGCGACGAACGTTCCGATCGCGTCCGGTGCCACCTGCGGATTGGCACGCGGGAACAGCGCGGCAAGATCGAGGGCCGCGAGCACGGACGCTCCGCTCATGCGGACACCTCAGCGCTCACGCCCGCGGCCTGCCCGTCAGTGACCGGCAGTCCGCGCAGGCCGAGCGCGGTGTAGTCGAGCCCCGCAAAAGCCGGCAGCGACGCCGCGAGTGCCGTGAACACCTCGTCCGGGATGAAGAACGCGCCTGAGCCGCCCGCGGCGGCTACCAGATCGGCAAGCACGTACCAGGCGGGACGCGCCACCCCGGGCGCCGATCGCGCCTGCAGATACCGCTGCACGCGGCCACGCAGGTTGGTAAAGGTGCCTTCTTCCTCCAGCGTGTTGGCAATCGGCAGGACCACCGTGGCACGTTGCGCGATCACCGCCGGTATGGTGGTGCCGAGATACACGATGGGCCCGGCGGAGGGAAGCGCCGCGCCGTCCACGCCGGTGAGATCATCCCCAAGGATCAGCAGCGCGTCATCGGCCCGCACGTCGGCGAGCAGCGCGTCGTGTTCCGTGAACCCCAGGAGGCGCGCACCGGTGGCATTGGCGGCGCGCTCTTCGCGCAGGGCGAGGTCGGTGGCGCCAGGCAACGGCACCGCGATCCCCTTCTCCACCCGGAAGCGCTTGTCGTGGTCCTGCCCGGCCACCAGTCGGTCGAGCAGGAACAGCGCCTCGTTGGACGCATTCGGGGACGCGACGACCACGACGCGGTGTCCCGCGAGCACACGCACGGCCGCGGCGATGGCCTCGTCCCATTCCACCACGCTGAGGGCACCCGCCGTGCGCACCAGTGGCTGATCGGCACGGTCGCGGCGCGCGAACTCGCGGTAGGTCTGCCGTCCCACCTCGCACATGTAGTACTGATTCACGGCGTCGTTGGGACGCGGCCGCAGGCGCACCGGCACATTATCGCGCGTCTCGGCCACGGCGTTGCACCCCTGGCTGCATCCGGTGCAGACGGTTGCCGCGCGGTCGAGCTCCCAGGCGCGCGCCTTGTTGAGGAAATCCTTGCTGAGCAGCGCGCCCACCGGGCACAGGTCGACCACGTTCCCCGCCCACACGTTCGTGAGATCGTGTCCCTCGGCCTTGCCGATGAACGCGCGGTCGCCGCGCTCGGAGACATTCAGCACGGGTTCGTGCGCCACATCGTCCATGAAGCGCACACAGCGCGTGCACAGGATGCACCGATTGGCCACGTACAGCACGTCGCCGCCGAAGTCTTCCACGGGATTGAAGCGCTTGGGCTCGCGATATCGCGAGTCCGCACGCCCTTCGGCGAACGTGTAGTCCTGCAATTCACACTCGCCCGCCTGGTCGCAGATGGGACAATCGAGCGGGTGATTGATGAGAAGGAACTCGAGCACGCCCTTGCGCGCTTCCAGCGCCTTGGGCGAGTGCACGTGCACCACCTGCCCTTCCATGACCGTAGTGGCGCACGCCGGAGCCAGCTTGGGGAACTTCTCCACCTCCACCAGGCACATGCGGCACACGCCCGCCACCGGAAGGCCGGGATGGTAGCAGTAGTGCGGAATGAGTACGCCCGCCGTCTTCGCCGCCTCCAGAATGGACATCCCGTCGGGTACCGTGACCGGCCGCCCTTCGATCGTGAGGTTCACCATCTTCACGTCAGCCATGATGCCCTCACGCGGCCGAGGCGCGGAGCGCCCCGGGGACGGTGACCCGCGACGGGTTCGCGGCGATCTTGGCCTCGAACTCGTGACGGAACTTCTTGAGTCCCGACACCACCGGCGTGGCACACGAATCGCTCAGCACGCAAATCGTCTTCCCGCTCATGTTGTCGGCGATCGACAGCAGCGTGTCGAGATCTTCGCTGGTTCCCTGCCCGTCGCGGATACGCTCCATGATGCGGGTGATCCATGCCGTCCCTTCCCGACACTGCGAGCACTGCGCGCAGCTCTCGTGGGCATAGAAACGCGTCAGCCGTGCGATCTGTCGCACCATGCACTGACGATCATCGAAGACGATGACACCGCCGGACCCTAGCATGGTCCCCGCAGCGACCATGCCCTCATAATCCATGATGGCGCCCTCGGCTTCCTCACGCGTGAGAATGGGCACCGACGATCCGCCGGGAATGACCGCCTTGATCTCCCGACCGGGAAGCGGACCACCGCACAGGTCGTTGAGGAACTCGCCGAAGGGAAAGCCCAGCGCAACCTCGTAATTGCCCGGCCGCGTGATGTTGCCGCAGACCGAGAACAGCTTGGTGCCGATGCTCTTGGGATTGTCCGGACGGCCGAACTGCTTGTACCACTCGGCCCCGTTCTTCACGATGTACGGGACCGCGGTGAGCGTCTCCACGTTGTTGATCGTGGTGGGCTTGCCGAATAGCCCCGCTACGGCGGGAAAGGGCGGCTTGATGCGCGGGTTACCGCGCCGTCCTTCCAGCGAGTTCATCAATGCGGTTTCTTCACCGCAGATGTAAGCGCCCGCACCGCGGTGCACGTGCACGTCGATGCGCTTTCCCGACCCCATGGCGTTGGCCCCGAGAATGCCCGCCGCGTACGCCTCGGCCACCGCCTGCGTCACCCGCGCGTACGGCTCGGTGAACTCGCCACGGATGTAGATGTAGGCGGTCTCGGCGTAAATGGTGTACGCGCCGAGCGCGACGCCCTCCACGAGACCATGCGGTGTCCAGCGCATGATCTCGCGATCCTTGAACGTGCCAGGCTCCGACTCGTCGGCGTTGCAGCAGAGATAGTGGGTCTTCCCGTCGGGCTTCATGAACGACCACTTCATGCCCGTGGGAAAGCCCGCGCCACCGCGGCCACGCAGCCCCGAGTCCTTCACGATACCCTGGATCTCCTGCGGCTCCATAGTGACGGCCTTCTGCAGCGCCTCGTAGCCTCCGCGAGCGCGCCATCCCGCCAGCGTGCGCGCCTCGGCGTCGCCAAAGTACTTCGAAAGCACCGGTGTTTCGCGCGGGTGCGAAGGATGCGGGTACCCCATTACGTCAGCTCCGACAGAATCCGCGGCACCGACTCCGGTGTCACCGACTCGATGAACGCGTTATTGATCATCACCGGCGTGGCGAAGCCACAGGCGCCGAGGCACTCGACTTCGATCACGGTGAACCGGCCGTCGGCACTGGTAAGGCCCAGCTCACCGCAGCCGGTGTGTTCGAGAAAGCTGCGCACCACATCTTCGGCACCGCACACGTTGCAGGGGGTGGTGGTGCACACTTGCACGAAGTGGCGCCCTACCGGGTGCTGGTGGTACATGGTGTAAAAGCTCACCACGCCCTTGATGTAGGCCGGCGTGAGTGAGAGGACCTGCGCCACCTCCTCGATCCCCTTTTCGCTCACCCAGCCGCGAGCATC
This genomic stretch from Gemmatimonas sp. harbors:
- a CDS encoding 2Fe-2S iron-sulfur cluster-binding protein, with the protein product MADVKMVNLTIEGRPVTVPDGMSILEAAKTAGVLIPHYCYHPGLPVAGVCRMCLVEVEKFPKLAPACATTVMEGQVVHVHSPKALEARKGVLEFLLINHPLDCPICDQAGECELQDYTFAEGRADSRYREPKRFNPVEDFGGDVLYVANRCILCTRCVRFMDDVAHEPVLNVSERGDRAFIGKAEGHDLTNVWAGNVVDLCPVGALLSKDFLNKARAWELDRAATVCTGCSQGCNAVAETRDNVPVRLRPRPNDAVNQYYMCEVGRQTYREFARRDRADQPLVRTAGALSVVEWDEAIAAAVRVLAGHRVVVVASPNASNEALFLLDRLVAGQDHDKRFRVEKGIAVPLPGATDLALREERAANATGARLLGFTEHDALLADVRADDALLILGDDLTGVDGAALPSAGPIVYLGTTIPAVIAQRATVVLPIANTLEEEGTFTNLRGRVQRYLQARSAPGVARPAWYVLADLVAAAGGSGAFFIPDEVFTALAASLPAFAGLDYTALGLRGLPVTDGQAAGVSAEVSA
- the nuoF gene encoding NADH-quinone oxidoreductase subunit NuoF, whose protein sequence is MGYPHPSHPRETPVLSKYFGDAEARTLAGWRARGGYEALQKAVTMEPQEIQGIVKDSGLRGRGGAGFPTGMKWSFMKPDGKTHYLCCNADESEPGTFKDREIMRWTPHGLVEGVALGAYTIYAETAYIYIRGEFTEPYARVTQAVAEAYAAGILGANAMGSGKRIDVHVHRGAGAYICGEETALMNSLEGRRGNPRIKPPFPAVAGLFGKPTTINNVETLTAVPYIVKNGAEWYKQFGRPDNPKSIGTKLFSVCGNITRPGNYEVALGFPFGEFLNDLCGGPLPGREIKAVIPGGSSVPILTREEAEGAIMDYEGMVAAGTMLGSGGVIVFDDRQCMVRQIARLTRFYAHESCAQCSQCREGTAWITRIMERIRDGQGTSEDLDTLLSIADNMSGKTICVLSDSCATPVVSGLKKFRHEFEAKIAANPSRVTVPGALRASAA
- a CDS encoding NAD(P)H-dependent oxidoreductase subunit E produces the protein MSHGPSASGGALVAAPPHGHHHDEPHEPVFVGAARTELDTILSRYPTKQAALLPALWMLQDARGWVSEKGIEEVAQVLSLTPAYIKGVVSFYTMYHQHPVGRHFVQVCTTTPCNVCGAEDVVRSFLEHTGCGELGLTSADGRFTVIEVECLGACGFATPVMINNAFIESVTPESVPRILSELT